The genomic window TGTTCCGCACCGGCGCCGAGAAGCGCACCAAGGCCGCGACCGGCGTATTGCTCTATCTCAGCCTCGACGAACGTCGCGCCGAGATCATCGCCGACGAGGCGATCCATTCGAAGGTCACCCCCGATGTATGGGGGGCGGCGATGGCGGCGCTGCTGCCCAAGGTGAAGAGCGGCAAGCCCGGCGAAGGCATGGCCGATGCCGTCGCTCAGATCGGGCTGGTCCTTGCCGAGCATTTTCCGCGCAGCGAAGGCGACACCAACGAACTACCCGATCGCCTGATCGAGCTGTGAGCACGCGCGAAATCGCCTGGGCGGGCAAGTGGATCACCGCGATCCGCGACGGCAAATGGGAATATGTCGCGCGGGCGCGCGGGATCGGCGCCGTCGTCATCATCGCGATTGATGACGGCCATGTCCTGCTCGTCGAGCAATATCGCGTGCCGATCGGGATGCGCTGCATCGAATTGCCCGCCGGGCTGGTCGGCGACGACCATGAAGGCGAGGACGCGCTAACCTCAGCGAAGCGCGAGCTTGAGGAAGAGACCGGCTACACCTGTGAGCGGGTCGAGCATCTCGGCGTCTTCCACGCCTCGCCCGGTCTGGTCAGCGAAGGCTTCACCTTGGTTCGCGCATATGGCTTGAAGCGCATCGGCGAAGGCGGCGGACTGCCCGGCGAGGACATCGTCGTCCACCGCGTGGCGCTCGACAGCCTCGCCGATTTCGTCGCGGCCAAACGCGCCGAGGGCGTCGCGGTCGATGTCAAATTGCTGACGCTGTTGGGGCCGACCCTATTGGCGGTTTAGTTCTCCTGCGAAAGCAGGAGTGCAACGATCAGCGGAAATTGTCCGCGTACGCCTGCAACTTCAGCTTCCGCTCCGGTGCGGGCACGACATGATAGGCCAGCCCCTCGCGCTCGGCATAGGCCGTGGCTTCCTCCAGCGAGGCGAAGCCCAGCCGCAACTGGCTGGTGGTGTCACCGCCGCCAGCCCAGCCGGTCAGCGGATCAGGCGTCTGCGCACTCACCGGTTCGATCTCGAGCTGCCAGCGGTCGGTGCGGGCGCGGCCGGACTGCATGGCGTTCTTGGGCTTCTGATAGATGCGAGCGGTCTTCATGAGGTTCCTTTAGCGCTCCGCGTTCCTTCTTGCATCCGCATTTTTGGTGCGCAGCGTCGCATTGGCCGATGCCGGATCGTCGGGCCAGGGATGGCGCGGATAACGGCCGCGCATCTCCTTGGCGACCGCTGCCCAACTGCCTTTCCAGAACCCCGGCAGATCGCGCGTCGTCT from Sphingomonas sp. includes these protein-coding regions:
- a CDS encoding NUDIX hydrolase, coding for MSTREIAWAGKWITAIRDGKWEYVARARGIGAVVIIAIDDGHVLLVEQYRVPIGMRCIELPAGLVGDDHEGEDALTSAKRELEEETGYTCERVEHLGVFHASPGLVSEGFTLVRAYGLKRIGEGGGLPGEDIVVHRVALDSLADFVAAKRAEGVAVDVKLLTLLGPTLLAV
- a CDS encoding ETC complex I subunit gives rise to the protein MKTARIYQKPKNAMQSGRARTDRWQLEIEPVSAQTPDPLTGWAGGGDTTSQLRLGFASLEEATAYAEREGLAYHVVPAPERKLKLQAYADNFR